One segment of Xiphias gladius isolate SHS-SW01 ecotype Sanya breed wild chromosome 1, ASM1685928v1, whole genome shotgun sequence DNA contains the following:
- the LOC120795540 gene encoding sorting nexin-1-like: protein MAANSDRSPPPFPAAEEPEAGLPDMAGGDSDEGEDIFVSNSNPVAVSQEVSQPDRVNEEPPDLFSEEEASNTTAKSNGVHADDDNDLFADAHVELSTDKPGSSGGKELSTSTGCRPASSFTQSPAPMQPTSLEQLEDEEAKDSFDVDVAVTNPEKVGDGMNAYVAYKVSTRTSLPMFRSKSFSVRRRFSDFLGLYEKLSVKQSLHGCIIPPPPEKSVVGMTKVKVGMDDPSSVEFVERRRAALERYLQRVVSHQSLLQDPDVREFLEREDLPRAVNTQALSGAGFLKMINKASDAVNKMTIKMNESDTWFEDKFQEVENEEQQLRKLHAVVDSLVNHRKELCGNTAVFAKSMAMLGNSEDNTALSRALSQLAEVEDKMEQLHQEQAASDFFIFAELLADYIRLMGAVRSCFDQRVRAWQRWQEAQSTLQKKREAEAKLLWANKPDKLQQAKEEITEWEARVTQYERDFDRIGMTVRKEVLRFEKEKGKDFKSQIIKYLEAMLQSQQRLIKFWEAFLPEAKAIA from the exons ATGGCGGCCAACTCGGACCGGagtcctcctcctttccccGCAGCCGAGGAGCCAGAAGCGGGACTGCCTGACATGGCAGGCGGCGACAGCGACGAGGGAGAGGACATCTTCGTTAGTAAC AGTAACCCTGTGGCTGTGAGTCAAGAAGTGTCTCAGCCGGACCGTGTCAATGAAGAGCCTCCAGATTTGTTCAGTGAGGAGGAGGCCAGCAACACAACCGCCAAATCCAACGGAGTTCACGCTGATGATGACAACGACCTGTTTGCTG ATGCACATGTGGAGCTGAGCACAGACAAGCCTGGTAGCTCTGGCGGGAAGGAGCTCTCCACCTCTACTGGCTGTCGTCCTGCCTCCTCTTTCACTCAGAGCCCTGCACCCATGCAGCCCACCTCCTTGGAGCAG TTGGAGGACGAAGAAGCCAAGGATAGTTTTGATGTGGATGTTGCTGTCACCAACCCTGAGAAAGTTG GAGATGGCATGAATGCATATGTGGCCTACAAAGTATCCACCAGG ACTTCCTTGCCCATGTTCAGGAGTAAAAGCTTCTCTGTGAGGAGGCGTTTTAGTGACTTCCTGGGTCTTTATGAGAAGCTGTCGGTCAAGCAGTCGCTCCACGGCTGCATCATTCCACCACCACCCGAGAAAAGTGTCGTAG GAATGACCAAAGTGAAGGTGGGTATGGATGACCCGTCATCAGTAGAGTTtgtggagagaagaagagcCGCTCTGGAGAG ATATCTTCAGAGAGTAGTGTCTCACCAATCTTTACTACAAGATCCCGATGTCCGTGAGTTCTTGGAGAGAGAAGAT ctaCCCAGGGCAGTGAACACACAGGCGCTGAGTGGAGCTGGCTTCCTCAAAATGATCAATAAGGCATCAGACGCTGTCAACAAGATGACCATCAAGATGAATGAGTCTGACACT TGGTTTGAGGATAAGTTCCAGGAGGTGGAGAATGAAGAACAGCAGTTGAGGAAGCTTCATGCCGTGGTCGACTCCCTGGTCAATCACAGGAAGG AGCTGTGTGGGAACACGGCAGTATTTGCCAAAAGTATGGCCATGTTGGGAAATTCTGAGGACAACACAGCCCTGTCACGGGCCCTGTCCCAGCTGGCAGAGGTGGAGGACAAGATGGAGCAGCTGCACCAGGAGCAGGCAGCCAGTGACTTCTTCATCTTTGCAGAGCTGCTGGCTGACTACATCCGCCTGATGGGTGCTGTGCGG AGCTGTTTTGACCAGCGCGTGCGAGCGTGGCAACGATGGCAGGAGGCTCAGAGCACACtccagaagaagagagaggccGAGGCCAAGCTGCTGTGGGCCAACAAGCCGGACAAACTGCAGCAGGCCAAAGAAGAGATCACTGAG TGGGAGGCAAGAGTTACTCAGTATGAGAGAGATTTTGACAGGATTGGCATGACTGTACGCAAGGAGGTTCTCAGGTTTGAG aaagaaaaaggcaaggATTTCAAGAGCCAGATAATCAAATATTTGGAGGCAATGCTGCAGTCTCAACAACGG CTTATAAAGTTTTGGGAGGCATTCCTGCCTGAGGCAAAGGCAATAGCTTAA